Proteins from a single region of Deinococcus aquaedulcis:
- the tilS gene encoding tRNA lysidine(34) synthetase TilS has product MNALLVPLQPYAGQVVVVGVSGGADSVALLRALVQAGAQPVAAHLDHALRPGSAGDAAWVQALAAALGVPFEGTRVEVAAVGRQRGWNVEDAARRLRYDFLGRVAKRHRAQAILTAHTRRDQAETVLMALLRGEAVLRGIPPVRGRVQRPWLEVSRADLETFLHALGQDWREDETNADPAYTRAWLRREVVPVLQARFPALEDTLARVARHQAQDDEALQVWAARLRPHTPLRGQPPAVLRRWVRAQVQRAGLEVHAGHLDQLAAALGAGETRHVTLPGKRPVTVGGGQLVLAPPRFAGPTFPVPASWTLRTRQPGDRIRLPGGTRLLSDVLTDRKVPRGARDGVPLLVSEAGVQWVGLTPPVWAVGAQQMAQVPPDPLHAAMGEALAQAGLAAQAGEVPVGAVVLGPDGAVIGRGRNTSREHGDMTRHAELAALREATRTLGTPYLTACTLVVTLEPCPMCLGAALEARIGHVVYGAANPKAGALGGVQDLLGAHWGHAPQTTGGVRAAEASRLLRQTFQAVRAQKEAPDAPTL; this is encoded by the coding sequence GTGAACGCGCTGCTGGTGCCGCTACAACCCTACGCCGGTCAGGTCGTGGTGGTGGGGGTGTCGGGCGGGGCCGACAGCGTGGCCCTGCTGCGCGCGCTGGTGCAGGCGGGCGCGCAGCCCGTGGCGGCGCACCTGGACCACGCGCTGCGCCCGGGTTCGGCCGGGGACGCCGCGTGGGTGCAGGCGCTGGCCGCCGCGCTGGGGGTGCCCTTTGAAGGCACGCGGGTGGAGGTGGCGGCGGTGGGCCGCCAGCGCGGCTGGAACGTGGAAGACGCCGCCCGGCGCCTGCGCTACGACTTCCTGGGCCGCGTGGCGAAAAGACACCGCGCCCAGGCCATCCTGACGGCCCACACCCGCCGCGATCAGGCCGAAACGGTCCTGATGGCCCTGCTGCGCGGCGAGGCCGTCCTGCGCGGCATTCCCCCGGTGCGCGGCCGGGTCCAGCGGCCCTGGTTGGAGGTGTCCCGGGCCGACCTCGAAACCTTTCTGCACGCCCTGGGCCAGGACTGGCGCGAGGACGAGACGAACGCCGACCCCGCCTATACCCGCGCGTGGCTGCGCCGCGAGGTGGTGCCGGTGCTGCAGGCCCGCTTCCCGGCCCTGGAAGACACGCTGGCCCGCGTGGCCCGCCACCAGGCCCAGGACGACGAGGCCCTGCAGGTCTGGGCCGCGCGCCTGCGGCCCCACACGCCGCTGCGGGGCCAGCCGCCCGCCGTGCTGCGGCGCTGGGTGCGGGCTCAGGTGCAGCGGGCTGGGCTTGAGGTTCACGCTGGACACCTGGACCAGCTGGCCGCCGCCCTGGGCGCGGGCGAAACCCGCCACGTCACCTTGCCGGGCAAGCGCCCAGTGACGGTGGGCGGCGGCCAGCTGGTGCTGGCGCCGCCCCGGTTCGCGGGGCCCACCTTTCCGGTGCCTGCCAGCTGGACCCTGCGCACCCGCCAGCCCGGCGACCGCATTCGCCTGCCCGGGGGCACGCGCCTGCTCAGCGACGTGCTCACCGACCGCAAGGTGCCGCGCGGGGCCCGCGACGGGGTGCCGCTGCTGGTGTCTGAAGCAGGGGTGCAGTGGGTGGGCCTGACCCCGCCGGTGTGGGCGGTGGGCGCCCAGCAGATGGCCCAGGTGCCCCCAGACCCCCTGCACGCCGCAATGGGCGAGGCCCTGGCCCAGGCTGGGCTGGCGGCCCAGGCTGGCGAGGTGCCGGTGGGCGCCGTGGTGCTGGGCCCGGACGGCGCCGTGATCGGGCGCGGGCGCAACACCAGCCGCGAGCACGGCGACATGACCCGCCACGCCGAACTGGCGGCCCTGCGTGAAGCGACCCGCACTCTGGGCACGCCGTATCTGACGGCCTGCACCCTGGTCGTGACCCTGGAGCCCTGCCCCATGTGCCTGGGTGCGGCGCTGGAAGCGCGGATCGGGCACGTGGTGTACGGCGCCGCCAACCCCAAGGCCGGGGCACTGGGCGGTGTGCAGGACCTGCTGGGTGCCCACTGGGGCCACGCCCCCCAGACCACGGGCGGGGTCCGCGCGGCCGAGGCCAGCCGCCTGCTGCGCCAGACTTTTCAGGCCGTGCGGGCGCAGAAAGAAGCCCCGGATGCCCCCACCCTGTAA
- a CDS encoding outer membrane protein assembly factor BamB family protein: MLRSLLTLTAALTLTNTHAATAERLIIADASTHELTVLDPATGMKTARFSTPGKLSGLYTGPGGTLAYAIHRDADRVTVLHSGLKSVDHGDHRDLVLGAPHVLATLNVGQQPTHFFSHDDRIAIFNDRGGTVAVFGETLLGKTNDMTVVKVAQPDHGAAVLLGNVLLSGYLRLNRVDAYDLGSGALLGTVREPCPGLHGEAVRGAVAYYGCTDGVLAVTVQGRETNGRKLSNPAGTADGTRVGTIAAHEKSPALYGNFGPGLVRWSPDDTALTPVPLSAPPLKFAFAPDGQRLLALTADGQLHALDARTGRVLRSAALVAPLAADKAAVRPTFVVGTRLYVTSPTTGEVIEVNHSDLSVVRRLNVGGTPALLTLTHASGQHH, encoded by the coding sequence ATGCTTCGTTCCCTGCTGACCCTGACCGCTGCCCTGACCCTGACGAACACCCACGCCGCCACCGCCGAGCGCCTGATTATTGCCGACGCCAGCACCCATGAACTGACTGTGCTGGACCCCGCCACCGGCATGAAAACCGCGCGCTTCAGCACGCCGGGCAAGCTGAGCGGCCTGTACACCGGCCCGGGCGGCACCCTGGCCTACGCCATTCACCGCGATGCCGACCGCGTCACTGTGCTGCACAGCGGCCTGAAGAGCGTGGACCACGGCGACCACCGTGATCTGGTGCTGGGCGCGCCGCATGTGCTGGCCACCCTGAATGTGGGCCAGCAGCCCACCCACTTTTTCAGTCATGACGACCGGATTGCCATCTTTAACGACAGAGGCGGCACTGTGGCTGTGTTTGGCGAGACGCTGCTGGGCAAGACCAACGATATGACCGTGGTAAAGGTGGCGCAGCCGGACCACGGCGCCGCCGTCCTGCTGGGCAACGTGCTGCTGAGCGGTTACCTGCGCCTGAACCGCGTGGACGCCTACGACCTGGGCAGCGGCGCGCTGCTGGGCACAGTCAGGGAGCCCTGCCCCGGGCTACACGGCGAGGCGGTGCGCGGCGCCGTCGCCTATTACGGCTGCACCGACGGCGTGCTGGCGGTGACCGTGCAGGGCCGCGAGACGAATGGACGCAAGCTGAGCAACCCGGCTGGAACGGCCGACGGCACCCGCGTGGGGACCATTGCGGCGCACGAGAAAAGTCCCGCCCTGTACGGCAACTTTGGCCCTGGGCTGGTTCGCTGGAGCCCGGACGACACCGCCCTGACCCCGGTGCCCCTGAGCGCCCCGCCCCTGAAATTTGCCTTCGCGCCAGATGGTCAGCGGCTGCTGGCACTGACCGCTGACGGCCAGTTGCACGCCCTGGACGCCCGCACCGGCCGCGTGCTGCGCAGCGCCGCGCTGGTGGCGCCGCTGGCCGCCGACAAGGCCGCTGTGCGCCCTACCTTTGTGGTGGGCACACGCCTCTACGTGACCAGCCCCACCACCGGCGAGGTGATTGAAGTAAACCACAGTGACCTGAGTGTGGTCCGCCGCTTGAATGTGGGCGGCACCCCTGCCCTCTTGACCCTGACCCACGCCAGCGGCCAGCACCACTGA
- a CDS encoding four helix bundle protein — MEETFFPFEQLDVYALAVDFAAQVYRMTATFPHTERFGLTNQMRRAAVSVSLNIAEGRGRGTDREFVRFLMMSRGSLFEVLSAAQIAHRLSYLDADTLAALRQQAKTISAKLMTLAKRLNPKPTSANGQSP, encoded by the coding sequence GTGGAAGAAACGTTTTTTCCGTTTGAGCAACTGGATGTGTATGCCTTGGCTGTGGATTTTGCGGCACAGGTCTACCGGATGACCGCGACTTTTCCGCACACTGAGCGGTTCGGTCTGACAAATCAGATGCGTCGCGCGGCGGTTTCTGTCTCTCTGAACATTGCTGAAGGCCGTGGACGAGGCACTGATCGCGAATTCGTCCGTTTCCTGATGATGTCGCGTGGTTCGCTCTTTGAAGTCCTGAGCGCCGCCCAGATTGCCCACCGCCTGAGCTATCTGGATGCGGACACCCTGGCCGCCCTTCGGCAGCAGGCGAAAACCATCTCGGCAAAGCTGATGACTCTGGCCAAACGCCTGAACCCCAAGCCCACATCCGCTAACGGTCAATCTCCTTAG
- a CDS encoding DUF554 domain-containing protein — protein sequence MSLFSQLSGTLVNVGTVLAGTALGLLIGHRLPERTQRTLLQTLSLVTLFLGLDMAASLNRVSGGAVPGVILALICLAAGAVLGEALRIEEALERLGETLKRRFRGGGRFTEGFVAASLLFCVGPMTVVGGLQNGLTGDASTYILKSVLDGIAALALAGAYGLGVGFSAVTVLLLQGGISLAAGGLASSLVGGADPATLKANPYVLLVTGAGGITIIGISWNLMLAGLGVEDRRVRVGSLLPALLLAPLALWLSRALG from the coding sequence ATGAGTCTGTTCTCTCAATTGTCGGGCACGCTGGTGAACGTGGGCACGGTGCTGGCCGGCACGGCCCTGGGCCTGCTGATCGGCCACCGCCTGCCCGAACGCACCCAGCGCACCCTGCTGCAAACCCTCAGTCTGGTCACGCTGTTTCTGGGGCTGGACATGGCCGCGTCGCTGAACCGGGTCAGCGGTGGCGCCGTGCCCGGGGTCATTCTGGCCCTGATCTGCCTCGCCGCCGGGGCCGTGCTGGGCGAGGCACTGCGAATTGAAGAGGCGCTGGAACGGCTGGGCGAGACCCTCAAGCGGCGCTTTCGGGGGGGCGGGCGCTTTACCGAAGGCTTCGTGGCGGCCAGCCTGCTGTTTTGCGTGGGGCCCATGACTGTGGTGGGGGGCCTGCAAAATGGTCTGACGGGCGACGCCTCCACCTATATCCTCAAAAGCGTGCTGGACGGCATTGCAGCCCTGGCCCTGGCGGGAGCCTACGGCCTGGGGGTGGGCTTCAGCGCCGTGACCGTGCTGCTGCTGCAGGGCGGCATCAGCCTCGCCGCCGGCGGGCTGGCCAGCAGCCTGGTGGGCGGCGCGGACCCGGCGACCCTCAAGGCCAATCCCTACGTGCTGCTGGTCACCGGCGCGGGCGGCATCACCATCATCGGGATCAGCTGGAACCTGATGCTGGCGGGGCTGGGCGTGGAAGACCGCCGCGTGCGGGTGGGCAGCCTGCTGCCGGCCCTGCTGCTGGCGCCGCTGGCCCTGTGGCTGAGCCGCGCCCTGGGCTGA
- a CDS encoding DUF4384 domain-containing protein: MNPRRMTTLSALLGLSLAAASPAKISAQSIIVNPVETKLDVEVWVNKDASGKGNPVYRKGERLSIGLKTNQDAYVYLFNVNANGEVDLFFPNNYEESNFVKAGVTRVFPPQGAKYTFTVGGPNGQDRLLALASKRELDLNDIARFAEGQGFAEVRVKGQENLAKALSIVVNPLPADGWTTDVVTFRVGGTPVSPAQGGATGTVTITPGQGQPPATGAQPQPQPQPQPTPTTSIAPGEKQDGSRDQAMVEAYARLKGEESLGAATTYATPWGDGWWQKFRGVGAYGDAVLLHANGSSRAYAVHGMLLERYLALARAENGAARPPSRLGWAAGDEKVIPRNTYGTSGLYGFFQNGALYGTEKYGTFWLTGDVLKTYQGLGGSGSFLGFPTRDQYQIGGAWAADFEGGTIRTVNGVPKVYRK; encoded by the coding sequence ATGAACCCAAGACGCATGACCACCCTGAGCGCGCTGCTGGGCCTGAGCCTTGCCGCCGCCAGCCCCGCGAAGATCAGTGCCCAGAGCATCATCGTCAACCCAGTTGAGACCAAGCTGGATGTGGAAGTCTGGGTCAACAAGGACGCCAGCGGCAAGGGCAATCCGGTCTACCGCAAGGGCGAGCGCCTGAGCATTGGCCTGAAGACCAATCAGGACGCCTATGTGTACCTGTTCAACGTGAACGCCAACGGCGAAGTGGACCTGTTCTTCCCCAACAACTACGAGGAAAGCAACTTCGTCAAGGCGGGGGTCACGCGTGTGTTCCCGCCGCAGGGCGCCAAGTACACCTTCACAGTGGGCGGCCCCAACGGCCAGGACCGGCTGCTGGCGCTGGCCAGCAAGCGCGAACTGGACCTGAACGATATTGCCCGCTTCGCCGAGGGCCAGGGTTTTGCCGAGGTGCGTGTGAAGGGCCAGGAGAATCTGGCCAAGGCGCTGAGCATTGTGGTCAACCCCCTGCCCGCCGACGGCTGGACCACCGACGTGGTGACCTTCCGCGTGGGCGGCACCCCTGTATCGCCCGCCCAAGGCGGCGCCACCGGCACCGTGACCATCACTCCCGGCCAGGGCCAGCCCCCGGCGACTGGCGCGCAGCCGCAACCCCAGCCCCAACCGCAGCCCACCCCCACGACCAGCATTGCCCCCGGTGAAAAGCAGGACGGCAGCCGCGATCAGGCGATGGTGGAGGCCTATGCCCGCCTGAAGGGTGAGGAAAGCCTGGGGGCCGCGACCACCTACGCCACCCCCTGGGGCGACGGCTGGTGGCAGAAGTTCAGAGGGGTGGGGGCCTACGGCGACGCGGTGCTGCTGCACGCGAACGGCTCCAGCCGCGCCTACGCGGTGCACGGCATGCTGCTGGAGCGCTACCTGGCCCTGGCCAGGGCGGAAAACGGCGCTGCCCGGCCCCCCAGCCGCCTGGGCTGGGCGGCGGGCGACGAGAAGGTGATTCCCCGCAACACCTACGGCACCAGCGGCCTGTACGGCTTCTTCCAGAATGGCGCCCTGTACGGCACCGAGAAATACGGCACCTTCTGGCTGACCGGCGACGTGCTCAAGACCTACCAGGGGCTGGGCGGCAGCGGTTCGTTCCTGGGCTTCCCCACCCGTGACCAGTACCAGATTGGCGGCGCCTGGGCGGCCGATTTCGAGGGCGGCACCATCCGCACCGTGAACGGTGTGCCCAAGGTGTACCGCAAGTAA
- a CDS encoding acetyl ornithine aminotransferase family protein: MTTLPKPRQPELKTALPGPQTQAIMERDRQHLSTSYMRPYPFVPDHGEGVWLTDVDGNTMLDFFAGIAVSTTGHAHPHVVKGVQEQVTKFTHVCLTDYPQEITTSLAERLVQHVEKPGEKWRVFFSNSGAEAVEAAVKLARNHTGRQHIISTMGSFHGRTYGAITLTGSKTKYKRGFGPLLPAVSHVPYPNPFRPPLGSTPETCGQAVLEHIESLFVGILPADEVAAIIVEPMQGEGGYIVPPADFLPGLRALCDKYGIMLIFDEVQAGMGRTGKMFSFQHFDVQPDIITSAKGIASGMPLGALLAKESVMTWPVGSHGSTYGGNPVAAAASHATLDLLEGKVKHPGCGDNLMDNAAQVGEYIMAELKGMQAEFPFLGDVRGKGLFIGLEFVKPDGSPDGALRDRASMAMFEKGLLNLDCGEAVIRISPPLILTREEAATGLQIMRETLRELK, encoded by the coding sequence ATGACCACCCTGCCCAAACCCCGCCAGCCTGAACTCAAAACCGCCCTCCCTGGTCCCCAGACCCAGGCGATCATGGAGCGCGACCGCCAGCACCTCTCCACCTCCTACATGCGTCCTTACCCCTTCGTGCCGGACCACGGCGAGGGCGTGTGGCTGACCGATGTGGACGGCAACACCATGCTGGACTTCTTCGCGGGCATTGCCGTGAGCACCACCGGCCACGCCCACCCGCATGTCGTCAAGGGCGTGCAGGAGCAGGTCACCAAGTTCACCCACGTGTGCCTCACCGACTACCCGCAGGAGATCACCACCAGCCTCGCGGAGCGCCTCGTGCAGCACGTCGAGAAACCCGGCGAGAAGTGGCGCGTGTTCTTCAGCAACTCCGGCGCCGAGGCCGTGGAAGCCGCCGTCAAGCTGGCGCGCAACCACACCGGGCGGCAGCACATCATCTCCACCATGGGGTCGTTCCACGGGCGCACCTACGGCGCCATCACGCTGACGGGCTCCAAGACGAAGTACAAGCGCGGCTTTGGCCCGTTGCTGCCCGCCGTGTCGCACGTGCCCTACCCCAACCCCTTCCGGCCGCCCCTGGGCAGCACGCCCGAAACTTGTGGTCAGGCGGTGCTGGAGCACATCGAGTCGCTGTTCGTGGGCATTCTGCCCGCCGATGAAGTGGCGGCGATCATCGTGGAGCCCATGCAGGGCGAGGGCGGGTACATCGTGCCGCCCGCCGACTTCCTGCCCGGCCTGCGCGCCCTGTGCGACAAGTACGGCATCATGCTGATTTTCGACGAGGTGCAGGCTGGCATGGGCCGCACGGGCAAGATGTTCTCGTTCCAGCACTTTGATGTGCAGCCGGACATCATCACGTCGGCCAAGGGTATCGCCTCGGGGATGCCGCTGGGCGCGCTGCTGGCCAAAGAAAGCGTGATGACGTGGCCGGTGGGCTCGCACGGCAGCACCTACGGCGGCAACCCAGTGGCGGCGGCGGCCTCGCACGCCACGCTGGACCTGCTGGAAGGCAAGGTCAAGCATCCCGGCTGCGGCGACAACCTGATGGACAACGCTGCCCAGGTGGGCGAGTACATCATGGCCGAGTTGAAGGGGATGCAGGCTGAATTCCCCTTCCTGGGCGACGTGCGTGGCAAGGGCCTGTTCATTGGGCTGGAATTCGTGAAGCCCGACGGCAGCCCCGACGGCGCCCTGCGCGACCGCGCCTCCATGGCCATGTTCGAAAAGGGCCTGCTGAACCTGGACTGCGGCGAGGCCGTCATCCGCATCAGCCCGCCCCTGATCCTGACCAGAGAAGAGGCCGCCACGGGCCTGCAGATCATGCGGGAGACCCTGCGCGAACTGAAGTAA
- a CDS encoding peroxiredoxin, whose translation MSLRPGDPAPAFTRRSDDGREVSLEGLRGRWVVLYFYPRAGSAGCSIEAQRFEAALPEFERLGAQVIGVSTDTEAKQAAFRDSCALSYPLLPDSDRSVCRAYGVMGGLGGLLNMAARATFLIDPQGLVAWVHRSANPMSHVSGALAALERQASA comes from the coding sequence ATGAGCCTCCGCCCGGGCGACCCCGCCCCCGCCTTCACCCGCCGCAGCGACGATGGCCGCGAGGTCAGCCTGGAGGGCCTGCGCGGCCGCTGGGTGGTGCTCTACTTCTATCCGCGCGCGGGTTCGGCGGGCTGCTCCATAGAGGCGCAGCGTTTCGAAGCGGCCCTGCCCGAGTTCGAGCGGCTGGGCGCCCAGGTGATTGGCGTGAGCACCGATACCGAAGCCAAACAGGCCGCCTTTCGCGACAGCTGTGCACTGAGCTATCCCCTGCTGCCCGACAGCGACCGCAGCGTGTGCCGCGCTTACGGCGTGATGGGCGGGCTGGGGGGCCTGCTGAACATGGCGGCCCGCGCCACCTTCCTCATTGACCCGCAGGGGCTGGTGGCCTGGGTGCACCGCAGCGCCAACCCCATGAGCCACGTCTCTGGCGCGCTGGCCGCCCTGGAACGGCAGGCCAGCGCCTAG
- the kamA gene encoding lysine 2,3-aminomutase: MPIHPQATVRSQQMLPRNHRAPKWADVPDEQWYDWKWQLKNRINSVEELEEVIRLTPSEHKGASADGIFRLDITPYFASLMDPEDPTCPVRRQVIPTHHELEPFTSMMEDSLAEDKHSPVPGLVHRYPDRVLMLVTTQCASYCRYCTRSRIVGDPTETFNPAEYEQQLNYLRNTPQVRDVLLSGGDPLTLAPKVLGRLLAELRKIEHIEIIRIGTRVPVFMPMRVTQELCDVLAENHPVWMNIHVNHPREITPEVAEACDRLTRAGVPLGNQSVLLRGVNDHPVIMQKLVRELVKIRVRPYYIYQCDLVHGAGHLRTTVSKGLEIMESLRGHTSGYSVPTYVVDAPGGGGKIPVAPNYVLSHSPEKLILRNFEGYIAAYSEPTDYTGPDMVVPEEWQRKEPGQSGIFGLMEGERISIEPKEFSESRNRPGATVHRLNSREDKWAAHGIGKAASVTDTAPDGMVQAPQPIEGDAQTVSGD, encoded by the coding sequence ATGCCCATTCACCCCCAGGCTACAGTCCGCAGCCAGCAGATGCTGCCCCGCAACCACCGCGCCCCCAAGTGGGCCGACGTGCCCGACGAGCAGTGGTACGACTGGAAATGGCAGCTCAAAAACCGCATCAACTCCGTTGAAGAGCTGGAAGAAGTTATCCGCCTGACCCCCAGCGAGCACAAGGGCGCCAGCGCCGACGGCATCTTCCGTCTGGACATCACGCCCTACTTCGCGTCCCTCATGGACCCCGAAGATCCCACCTGCCCGGTGCGCCGTCAGGTGATTCCCACCCACCACGAGCTGGAACCCTTTACCAGCATGATGGAAGACAGCCTGGCCGAGGACAAGCACAGCCCCGTGCCCGGTCTGGTGCACCGCTACCCCGACCGCGTGCTGATGCTGGTGACCACCCAGTGCGCCAGCTACTGCCGCTACTGCACCCGCAGCCGCATCGTGGGCGACCCCACCGAGACCTTTAACCCCGCCGAGTACGAGCAGCAGCTGAACTACCTGCGCAACACCCCCCAGGTGCGCGACGTGCTGCTCTCGGGCGGCGATCCCCTCACCCTGGCCCCCAAGGTGCTGGGCCGCCTGCTGGCCGAACTGCGCAAGATCGAGCACATCGAGATCATCCGCATCGGCACCCGCGTGCCTGTGTTCATGCCCATGCGCGTGACCCAGGAACTGTGCGACGTGCTGGCCGAAAATCACCCCGTCTGGATGAACATACACGTCAACCACCCCCGGGAAATCACCCCGGAAGTGGCCGAAGCCTGCGACCGCCTGACCCGCGCGGGCGTGCCCCTGGGCAACCAGAGCGTGCTGCTGCGCGGCGTCAACGACCACCCCGTGATCATGCAAAAGCTCGTGCGCGAACTGGTCAAGATCCGCGTGCGCCCCTACTACATCTACCAGTGCGACCTCGTGCACGGCGCCGGTCACCTGCGTACCACCGTCAGCAAGGGACTGGAAATCATGGAGTCCCTGCGCGGCCACACCTCCGGCTACAGCGTGCCCACCTACGTCGTGGACGCCCCCGGGGGCGGCGGCAAGATTCCTGTGGCACCCAACTACGTGCTCTCGCACAGCCCCGAGAAACTCATCCTGCGCAACTTTGAAGGCTACATCGCCGCCTACTCCGAGCCCACCGACTACACCGGCCCCGACATGGTGGTGCCCGAAGAGTGGCAGCGCAAGGAACCCGGTCAGAGCGGCATCTTCGGCCTGATGGAAGGCGAGCGCATCTCCATTGAGCCCAAGGAGTTCAGCGAGAGCCGCAACCGCCCCGGCGCCACCGTGCACCGCCTGAACAGCCGTGAGGACAAGTGGGCCGCCCACGGGATCGGCAAGGCTGCCAGCGTGACGGACACCGCCCCAGACGGCATGGTGCAGGCACCACAGCCGATTGAAGGTGACGCGCAGACTGTCAGCGGGGACTGA
- a CDS encoding glycosyltransferase family 2 protein has translation MLIPTHNRGKLLDEALRSVMKQQADFEVIVVDDASTDDTLVRLHTWTEPRLKVLALTQNIGVHGALNAGLGLCKGAYVARLDADDHMSPGRLAAQATLLDNHPEILAVGGQVQTFGTAERRLDYPVASAQARAWALFSCPLPHPGTTFRRSAVAAYPVVPYAEDYMLWAQLLEHGEVANLPDEVVQWRVHPGQVSVQQADAQRRGTRLAWARQLARLGLNPTEAQWRAHAQLQYARFRPVSVSAVDGHMARAWALILREANRRKRLLCPEQLQQELALRLDGLRLDQPNDAAT, from the coding sequence GTGCTCATTCCCACCCACAACCGGGGCAAGCTGCTGGACGAGGCCCTACGAAGCGTCATGAAGCAGCAGGCAGACTTTGAAGTGATCGTGGTGGACGACGCCAGCACCGATGACACCCTCGTCAGGCTGCACACTTGGACTGAGCCCCGCCTAAAGGTGCTAGCCTTGACTCAGAATATTGGCGTTCATGGCGCGCTGAATGCAGGCCTCGGCCTGTGCAAGGGCGCTTATGTAGCCCGACTGGACGCCGACGACCATATGTCGCCTGGACGGCTTGCAGCCCAGGCCACGCTGCTGGACAACCATCCAGAGATATTGGCAGTGGGCGGACAGGTTCAGACATTTGGTACTGCCGAGCGGCGCCTGGATTACCCTGTTGCTTCGGCCCAGGCCAGGGCATGGGCGCTGTTTTCCTGTCCTCTACCCCACCCGGGGACCACGTTCCGCCGCTCGGCAGTGGCAGCCTACCCAGTGGTGCCCTATGCCGAGGATTACATGCTGTGGGCGCAACTGCTGGAACACGGTGAAGTGGCCAACCTGCCGGACGAGGTCGTGCAGTGGCGTGTTCACCCAGGACAGGTCAGCGTGCAGCAAGCAGACGCGCAGCGCCGAGGCACCCGGCTGGCCTGGGCGCGACAACTGGCACGCTTGGGCCTGAACCCTACTGAGGCGCAGTGGCGGGCCCATGCCCAGTTGCAGTACGCGCGGTTTCGCCCTGTTTCCGTCTCAGCAGTGGATGGGCACATGGCGCGAGCCTGGGCCCTCATCCTGAGGGAGGCAAACAGACGCAAGCGCCTGCTGTGTCCAGAGCAGCTACAGCAGGAACTGGCCCTCCGGCTGGACGGTTTGCGCTTGGACCAGCCGAATGACGCAGCAACCTGA
- a CDS encoding Lrp/AsnC family transcriptional regulator has translation MRQSGGALDPLDHRILQELQTDSRLSMRELGRRVGLSAPAVTERVRRLEDAGVILGYGVRVASKPLGRTITAFIGVQDSGRNDPTLVRWATKHDGVLECHSVTGDNSCILKVAVPDVGALETMLTELINMGFTCDTSIVLSTPLEGKLLLPPK, from the coding sequence ATGAGACAGTCTGGCGGCGCCCTCGATCCTCTTGACCACCGCATTCTGCAGGAGCTGCAAACCGACTCGCGCCTGAGCATGCGCGAACTGGGTCGCCGAGTGGGGCTCTCGGCCCCCGCCGTGACTGAGCGGGTGCGCCGTCTGGAGGATGCGGGCGTGATTCTGGGCTACGGCGTGCGCGTGGCCAGCAAGCCACTGGGCCGCACCATCACCGCGTTTATTGGCGTACAGGACAGCGGGCGCAACGACCCCACGCTGGTGCGCTGGGCCACCAAGCACGACGGCGTGCTGGAATGCCACTCGGTCACGGGCGACAACTCCTGCATTCTGAAGGTGGCGGTGCCCGACGTGGGCGCCCTGGAAACCATGCTGACCGAGCTGATCAACATGGGCTTTACCTGCGATACCAGCATCGTTCTGAGCACCCCGCTAGAAGGCAAGCTGCTGCTGCCGCCGAAATAA
- a CDS encoding metal ABC transporter substrate-binding protein: MAALSLGSADARRLKVMVSFHPLYDVVARVAGGAADVQRAAPAGSSPHTFDPTVQDIARIRAADLAVMAGLGADDWLDRYVQASGSRARVLKLGHVMAFARLRAGRAVDPHWWLDASLMAQAARRTGQELAALDPAHAATYRAAAEREATSLLDLHRELQTTLRPIRGARLVTFHNAFGYFARAYGLTIAATLAPLEGIEPSAARLAEAVRTIRAQGVRAVFAEPQLPPGPARTVAAESGVPLFTLDPEGSAASPTYAAMMRANRDTLLRALR; this comes from the coding sequence GTGGCCGCCCTCAGTCTGGGCAGCGCCGACGCCAGGCGGTTGAAGGTGATGGTCTCGTTTCATCCGCTGTACGACGTGGTGGCCCGCGTGGCAGGCGGGGCGGCGGATGTGCAGCGCGCGGCGCCGGCCGGCAGCAGTCCGCATACCTTCGATCCCACCGTGCAGGATATTGCCCGCATCCGCGCCGCCGATCTGGCAGTCATGGCCGGCCTGGGTGCCGATGACTGGCTGGACCGCTATGTGCAGGCCAGTGGCAGCCGCGCCCGTGTCCTGAAGCTGGGCCATGTCATGGCCTTTGCGCGCCTGCGCGCTGGCCGTGCCGTGGACCCACACTGGTGGCTGGATGCCAGCCTGATGGCCCAGGCCGCCCGGCGCACGGGCCAGGAATTGGCCGCGCTGGACCCAGCACACGCGGCCACCTACCGCGCCGCCGCCGAACGCGAGGCGACCTCGCTACTGGACCTGCACCGTGAACTGCAGACCACCTTGCGGCCCATTCGTGGCGCGCGGCTGGTGACCTTTCATAACGCTTTTGGCTACTTTGCCCGCGCCTATGGCCTGACCATTGCCGCGACCCTGGCGCCGCTGGAGGGCATAGAACCCAGCGCGGCCCGGCTGGCTGAGGCGGTGCGGACGATTCGCGCCCAGGGCGTGCGGGCGGTCTTCGCCGAGCCCCAGTTACCGCCCGGCCCGGCCCGCACCGTGGCGGCCGAGAGCGGTGTGCCGCTGTTCACCCTGGACCCCGAGGGCAGCGCCGCCAGTCCCACCTACGCCGCCATGATGCGCGCCAACCGCGACACGCTGCTGCGCGCGCTGCGCTGA